Within Claveliimonas bilis, the genomic segment TGTATTGGAGCAATGCCGTTTTTCTACAGTATATCAGAAGGGATTTCCATGGGAGTTATCTCTTATGTGGCGCTGAATCTCCTTTCCGGAAAAGTGAAGGAAAAGAAACTTAGCATATTAATGTACGTTCTTTCGGTTCTGTTTATTTTAAAATATATTTTCCTGTAGGAGAGAAATGTTATCATGAGGTATATGAAACCATCTTACTATGACAGTTTTCACTGTCTTGCAGATCAGTGCCCTGCTTCCTGCTGTGAGGGCTGGCAGATTATGATTGACGAAAAGTCCCTTAAGAGATACTGGAATTGGGACGGAAAACTTAGAGGGCGGCTTATCAACTCTATTGACTGGGAAGAAGGAGCTTTTTTGCAGTATGACAGGAAATGTGCCTTTTTAAATGAACAATTTTTGTGTGATCTCCAGGCAGAAGCAGGAGAAGAAGCACTGTGCAGCACATGCAGAGAGTATCCGAGACATGTGGAGGAATTTGAGGGAGTAAGAGAATACTCCCTCTCTTTGTCTTGTCCGGAGGCGGCGCGGATCATGCTGACTGAAAAAGGGAAAAGTTCCTTTGTCCAGTGGGAGGACGAGAAGGAGGATGAGTTTGAGGAGGACTTTGATTTTCTCCTTTATACGAGACTTTTAGAGGCAAGAGAAATTCTGTTTTCTGTGATGGAAAAAGAAGAGGTCCCCTTCTCTGTGCGTATGGAAGAATGTCTGTTTTTTGCCGAAAGACTGCAGAAACTCCTGGAGGAGGGGGATTTTGCCGCTCTGGAAGAATGGACGGAAGGGTTTGCCTTTGACTGTAACAGAGGGAAAAATAGCATGGAAAAAAGGAAAGCGAAGCGGTTTGAGAATATGCAAAAAGGCTGGCAGATCCTTATGGAACTGGAACATCTGGAAATTTCCTGGGAGAAAAGGCTGCAGGATGTACAAAAGAGCTTATACCGGGAAGGAAAAGAGAGCTACGATGCATGTTATGGAAGCTTTGGCAAGGCAAGAGAGCAGGAAGACTTCGGAAGCCGTGAATGGGATAGGATGATGGAAAAAATTGTGATTTTTTTCATTTATACCTATTTCTGCGGAGCTGTCTACGACGATGCAGTATATTCCAAGGTACTTCTGGCAGCCTTTTCGGCAGCGTGGATCGAGGAGTGTCTGATGGCAGAGTATAAAGAAAAAGGTAGGCTGCCAAAAGAGGAGGTCATTCGTATGGCTTATCAGTATGCCCGGGAGATCGAACACTCCGATCAAAATTTAAATGCGCTGGAAGACTGGTTCTGGCAAATTTCCCACTAATTATTTTAGATGGATAGTTTTTCTGGAAAAAGACAACTTTTTTGGGGAAATGTATGATAAAATAAAGTTGTCAGAAAAATGGAGAATGGAGGAAGTGCTGGAATGGAAAAAGAGTATATGAAATTGCCGGTTGTGCAGGAACTTGCAGCAGCCAAACAGACTGCATGGATCAATCCGAAGCTGCAGCCCTTTTCTGAAGTACGTCAAGAGATAGGCATGGCTGAAATTGACGATGCGAAAAGCAGGCTGGACAGGTTTGCTCCCTTTATCAGGAAATGCTTTCCGGAAACAGAAAAAGACGGGGGAATTATTGAATCTGCCTTAAGACCGATTCCGGAAATGCAGGAATACCTGGAGCATACCTTTCATACTTCTATTCCGGGACGGCTTTTGTTAAAGCAGGACAGCCATCTGGCCGTTGCAGGTTCTGTAAAAGCCAGGGGAGGTATATATGAAGTGCTGAAGCACACAGAAGATCTGGCGCTTCAGGCAGGAATTCTAAGACCTGGTGATGATTACGGAAAGCTGACAGAGCCGGAAGCAAGGGAATTTTTCTCGCAATATAAAGTTCAGGTGGGATCTACTGGAAATCTGGGACTTAGCATTGGAATGGCCAGTGCAGCCATCGGCTATCAAGTGATTGTTCATATGTCCGCAGATGCAAAACAGTGGAAGAAAGATATGTTAAGATCTCATGGCGTGACGGTTATGGAGTATGAGTCAGATTACAGTGAAGCGGTAAAAAACGGCAGACGTCAGTCGGATAAGGATCCCAAAAGTTATTTTATAGATGACGAAAATTCAGTAGATCTTTTTATGGGATATGCTGTGGCAGCTAAAAGGTTAAAGGGACAGCTGGAACAGCTGAATGTAGTTGTGGATGAGGATCATCCGTTGTTTGTATATATTCCCTGCGGTGTGGGAGGAGCGCCTGGCGGTGTTTCCTTTGGAATGAAGCAACTGTGGAAGGATAATGTGCATTGCTTTTTCGTGGAGCCTGTTCAGGCACCTTGCATGCTTCTTGGAATGGCGACAGGGCTTCATAATAAGATCAGTGTCCAGGATATCGGTCTTACGGGGCTGACCCATGCAGACGGACTGGCAGTGGGACGTCCTTCCGGATTTGTGGGACGGGTTATGGCTCCTCTGCTTGGCGGTGAATTTACAGTGGATGACAAATGGCTGTATGAATACATGAGAGGACTTTTAAATACAGAAGGAATCTTTTTGGAACCGAGTGCATGTGCATCTTTTGAGGGACCGATCCAGTTATTAAAATATGAAGAAACAAAAAAATATCTAAAAGAACATAATCTTGAAGGTAAGTTGGAAGATGCGGCGCATATTGTATGGGCTACCGGAGGCCGGCTTGTGCCGGAAGAAGAGAGAGAAAAGTATAAAAATACTTATCTGTAGTGAGTTGTAAAAGAAAAGATTGAGGAAAAACAGAAGAGAGCATCCTGGTTGCAGGACGCTCTCTTCTGTTCAGTGAGAGTTCTATGGATGGAACTCTTTTAACGGGAAAAAATTCTTCTTAAAATGCAGCTGATGATTCCGGCGATGCACAAAGGAATCAAAGTGGCAGACAGGCTTCCGAAGATTTCCACAGCTCCGCTAAGTCCCGTGAGAGGTGCAGGAGAAGCCGGAATCAGTCCGGCAGTCATTCGCGCCAGATAAGAACCGGCGCCAGTGAGGATGAAGACAGACATGCCTCGGCCTGTATCTGCCTGATAACTTCTTCCATTTTTGGAGGAGACCCGGGGACCGCTTAGGGACCAGAAAAAAGATAGAATTTCAAACAGCAGTACAAATACAGCAAAGGCGGCATAAGCTGCCATGACGTAGTTCTTTTCAGAAATTGCTGTGGAAGGGTTTCCATAGCTGGTAAGTCCTTCAAAGAAATGTGTTGCCAGTATATAGATGATCACAGCCAGTATAACAAGAGAGGCAATTTTGCAGATCATCCGGATGATGCTGGATACGGCTTTTGCTCCTGTTTGTACTGTCTTTTTAACAGGAGAAACGACATTAGGCCGGCGCCGGGATTTTTTCTTTTCCCTGGAGTCTTCCTGTTTCCGGTTGTTTTTGGAGCTTTTTTTCTTTTTGCTGTTACTGCTTTCTGTATCATCATCCCAGCCATCCTCTGTATCATCATCCCAAGTGCTGTCGTAATCATCCGCCCATTTGTCTGTTATGTCATCCCGTTCATTATCCAGAGAGCCGGTATCCTTTTCGGGAAAAGTATCATTAGGACGGATTGGGGGAAGTTCTTCTTCATAAACGACTTCAAAATCGTCTCCAAAAAGGTCATCGTATGTTTTATGGGAAGGATTTTCATATCTGTTTCTACTCATCGATAAAGCCTCCTGTATTGTCCTTTTTATTCCATATATTTTATCGGCTTTTCAAAAGGGAATCAAGTCGGGAAGAAAAGCTTTAGAAAGATATAAGAAATTCTTTAGAGTTAGAACATGACTGTAATCTGAAGCAAAAGAATGTCCGCAAAAAAGAGTACTTCAATCTATTTGAAGCACTCTTTGTGTGTTTTCTGAAGCAGTCTTGTCCAAAATAAAATGCGTCCCGCCTTTTATTTATTAATTCTTTCAAATACCATATCGTATCCGTCATTTCCATAATTCAACGAACGGTTTACTCTGCTGATCGTTGCAGTAGACGCACCTGTCTTTTCAGCAATTTCCAGGTAAGTTTTCTGATCTCTCAGCATTTTGGCAACCTCAAATCTCTGGGACAATGAAAGAAGTTCATTGATAGTGCAGATGTCTTCGAAGAAAGTATAGCATTCTTCCTTATCTTTCAAACTTAATATAGCGCTAAACAGATAGTCAACAGCTTCTGTTCTGATTTTTTTATTCATATAATCTCTCCTCCGAACAAGAAATCATTTCCTATACATTTTAGCACACTAAATTCATAAAGTCCATAGCTGATAAGGAATATTTCCTGGTTTCTCATGATGCGGAATATTTCTGGTTTCCTACCGATTTCTTTTCAGGATCCTGAGTAATTTTTCAAGAGAAGTGTTGGCGATCAGTTCCACAGGGAAATCAGCAGCCTTTAGTACCTTGTCGGAATATTCGGTATTTGCAATATCTACGTCAATATGAGCATCACTTCCGAGGGTAACCATGGTCCCATATTTTTTGCAGTATTTTAAAATTTCCAGGGCATTTTCCTGTGTGTTTGTGCGGTAACCACCCGGTCTTAGGGAAGAATTATTAATTTCCAGCAAAGTACCGGTCTCTTTGGCTGTTTTTGCCAGGATTTCATAATCAGCAGGAAATCTTCCATCATCAGGATGACCTATGATATCGATATAATCCTTATGCATGGCATTGACATAGGCTGCAGTATTTTGCTGAAGGCCGGCATCTTTGCCATAACATGGCGGGTGGATACTTGCGATTGTAATGTCGAGAGATTTTATTGTGCTTATTGGAAGGTCTACGTTTCCATGCTCATCCATAATATTTAATTCTGCTCCCAGCAAAAGTGGAATTTCATAGCGTTTCCGGGGAACAACTTTCAGATTTTGAAAATAATAAAGACAGCAGCTTCCCGGCATTTCCGGAGCGTGTTCCGTGATCGCAAGAGCTTCCAGCCCTTTTTCCAATGCTGTCTCCGCCATTTCCCTCATGGTGTTGTAGGCATGCCCGCTGGCAAGAGTGTGGGTGTGAGTATCTACTTTTATCTGCATTTCTTTTCTCCTTTATGAAAATTAGAATATGTTAAAATATGTAATGAATAATATATGGAAATTTTTTCAGTTTTTATTATGCATGAATTTTTTGGGGTATGTCAAGATTACAAGATGAGAAAACAGTCCCTAAAAGCCTGCATTTATGGTCTGTTTTCTCACTTTATGTATATTTTCCGGCAGCAGGGAAAAGATGATAACAGAGAAATTATAAGAATACAGGAGAAATGGCATATGATAGAACATGAACAGAAAATGAATGCAAAAGAACAGGCAAAGAAACAAGATGTTTCCGGCAGGTGCTTAGAGGATCGGAAGAAAAAAGAAGAGCAGCGCCGGAATCGCCGGATCATTGATTCGTATGACTATTTGAGCAGCGCAGCATCGGCGCAGGACTGTACAGGACTGATCCCGGCAGAACCAGAGACAGAGGCGGAGAGGGAGTCTTATCAGGATCTCTATGAATATCAGTATCTGCCGCCTAAATTTCCACCGGAAAAGAAGGTATTTTAAATCCGGCTGCGACAGACACATTCCACTTTTTTATGCATATAGTAAGGAAAAAAGGAATGTGATTATTATGGCGCAACAGACCCTTGTCCCGATCAGCGGGATCATTCAGCGTATAACCCCTATTTCCCAGGACTGCTGTTCCTGGCAGGTATCCATTGTGAACAATAACGGAATTACAAATTTTGTAGTCAGTCCTGTTACGTATGTCATTCAGGAGGTGCGGCTGCGCCCCGGTATGCAGGTGACAGCATTTTATGACAGCAATCTGGCAATTCCTCTCATCTATCCGCCGGAATATCAGGCAGTGATCATTGGAAGAAGAAATGCAAATGAGACGATCTACGCAGGATATTTTGATGACAATCTGGTAGCGGAAGATCAGTCACTGAAACTCAATATAGCACCGAGTACAGAAATTATGACGTCCAATGGACAGAGATTCACCTGCAGCCTGGGCGGACAGCTGCTGGTAGTTTACTATTCTGCTACGACGAGGAGTATCCCGCCGCAGACTACACCAAGGCGGATTATAGTGATGTGTTGACAGTTTAGGACGTAACACTTTTTAAAAGTGTTACGTCCTAAATTGCATTAAACCCTGTGCAAAACTGCAAAAAACGGTGGGGAAAAATGACATTTCTTCTATTTGTATCTATACAAACTGTCGTAAAGATTTTATATTAGATATAAGGAGGAATGTCATGAGGGAAAAAGCAGGAAAGATTTTGTTATATACTTTGGCTGTTGTATTTGCAGCACAGATCAGTATGACTGTGTTTATTGTGGATTTCCAGATTTCGATAGGAGTTATTCTGCTTGCAGCCTTCTTTTTTCTTGTAGATGGATTTCCTGTTCTGACGGTGACGTTACTTTCTTCCGGAGGTGTCTTTGCGGCACGTATTATCATATATTGGCTGCAAAATGGAGATGTTGCCGGCCGGATGAATGCTTTTATGCCAGAAATCGTTTTTTATATAAGTTACGGGCTTTTGCTGTATTTGTATGGATTAGTTTTAAAAAATCCAATTTTGAAAAGTAATTTATATATTTTCCCTCTGGTCATCATAGATTATGGAGCCAATTTTTTGGAACTGTCTGTAAGACTTGGAGAAAATGTTTTTGATTTTGAAACACAGTCGGGGATTTTCGTTGTAGCGTGCCTTCGGGTCGTTATAAGTTGGGGAATTGTAGCACTTTTTCGGCAATATCATCTTATTTTACTGAAAAAGGATCATGAAGACCGCTATCGTCGCCTTCTTATCATGATCTCTAAGCTGAATGAAGAAGTAATCTGGATGAGAAAAAACAGCGCGTTGATTGAGGAAACTATGGCTACGTCCTATCATCTTTTTGAAAAATTAAAAGAAGATGATAGGAGGAAGGATCTTTCCGAGTCAGCCCTATCTATTGCAAAAGATGTTCATGAGATTAAGAAGGAATATTTTCTGATTATGCGGGGACTGACAGAGGCCCTGGATAAAGAGATGAAAAATGATAAACTTCCTTTTGCGGATTTGCTGGCGATTCTGAAAAATGCAGCTTTGAAAACTGCAGGAGAATATGAAAAGAAACTCGAATTGGAGATAGAGACTCAGGATGATTTCTATACAGACAAGCATTATTTTTTAATGTCTATTTTCCGCAATCTTTTTCTAAATGCTATAGAGGCGGAGAAGGGAAATTATGTTAAAATAATATTTTCAGAAAAGAAGGAAAATGATTTTTATATTTTTCGTATAACAGATCAGGGACCGGGAATCAACAAGGAGGATATAGAATACGTTTTTGATGCAGGGTTCTCCACAAAAATAAATTATGAAACGGGGATTGTAAGCAGAGGATTGGGGTTAAATCTTGTGCAGGATCTTGTAGAAAAGCAGTTTTCCGGAACCATTTCTGTAGTCTCCGTGCCGGGAAACACGACATTTACGATATCTATTCCCTGTGAGGAAATGACAGTATAGGGCAGCAGATGAAAGTTAGAGGAGAAAAAATGAAATTTTATCTTATTGATGATGACAGAAATATTTTGAATGTACTGAAACGGATTATTACGGACCGGGGGCTTGGAACAATATGCGGATGCGCGCAAAATGGACGAGACGGTCTGGAAGATTTTGAAAGAGAAAAACCGGACATCGTGATTGTGGATGTGCTGATGCCGGAGATGGATGGGATTTCTCTTGTGCAAAAAGCAAAGCCATTGCTCCCGAATACGGCATTTATTATGCTTTCTCAGGTGTCCTCTAAAGATATGATTGCTTCCGCCTATGAAGCAGGGGCAGAGTTTTTTATACAGAAACCTGTCAACAGTGTGGAGGTGGAAAATGTGATCCGGAAAGTTCAGGATTCTTTAAATATGCAGCGGACCATGCAGAAAGTACAGAATATTTTTATGACAGATATGAATGCGCCTATGGGAGAAAACTTGGCAGCAACAGGAAACGATTTGATCAGCCAGGAAGCGGTAGCTTCTATTAAAACGATTCTTCAGAGGCTGGGAATTATTGGAGATACCGGGAGTAAAGATATTTTGGCGATAACGGAATATCTTATCTCCCACCATGAACAGATGGAGGAGACTACTCTGAGTGAATTATGTGGAAAATTCAGCAGCTCTCCAAAATCAATGGAGCAGCGTATACGGCGTGCGGCAAATGCAGGTCTGGTAAATCTGGCCCATCTTGGAATTGAAGATTATGGAAATGATATTTTTGTAGAATATTCTAATACTTTATATAATTTTGAACAGGTTCGCAGAGAGATGGATTTTATACGAGGTAAAGGGGAAAAACATGGAAATGTAAAAATTAAAAACTTCTTAAATGCTCTGGTTTCTTATAGTATGGAAAGACGAGAATATCTTTTATAAAAGAAGGAAGATATTTTGGTAAAAATAAACAGTATTACTATTTGTATTTTGTGAAAACTCACATTTTTTACAAAGGTAATGCTGTTTTTTTTATGGAATTTGTTACGGTTTGTAACTTTTTGAAACTTCACATATAAAATATTCCTATCAATAACAGCTGTAAATAGAAAAAGAAAATAAACAGGAGGAAGAAATATGCTTACGATTGTATCAGGAGTTGGGTTACTGTTAATTACTTTGGCGGGATTTTCATTGTTCAGTTTAAAAGCGCCAAAAGGACAGGCTGCAATGTCAGGAATGGCAAATGCGGCAATTGCAACATTTCTTGTGGAAGCCATACATAAGTATATTACCGGAGATCTCATCGGTTTGGAATTTTTCCGTGAAGTTGGTGAGACTGCAGGAGGACTTGGAGGCGTTGCGGCAGGAATTATGGTTCCGATTGCCATGGGAGCAAATCCGGTTCTTGCAGTGGTAACAGGAGTTGCAGTAGGAGCTAACTATATAAAAATCAAGTAGTTTTTTTAACATTGAATTTTAGTTAGTAAAAGTATGTACTTTGAAAATATGTGAATAATTATGGATTTTGTGGCACAACAAACAGACCTTCCCAAGAAGGCTCATTGTAATAAGCTGGGTTGTAATTATAGCTATATCAGTAACGTAGAATCAAAACTCTGTCCGGTACTTAGAAGATGATAGATGACTCTTAAAAGTTTTCTGATACAGTGACCCTGAGCACATCTGTGACCTTTGCCTTCGGCTATCTTTTTGTTGTAATAAGAAGTGAAGACCCTGTTGTGATTGATGACCGGCAAGATAATCTGATACAGTGTTTTTCTCAGATACCGGGAACCTTTCTTGGTGATTGCAGTATGCCGGGCGATAAACTGACTGGATTCATAGTGATATGGGGCGACACCGGCAAATTTAATGATTTGAGACGCTTTTGTATAGTTGCAAACATCTCCTAATTCCGCTAAAATAGAAGTACCAGAGAAGTGTGAAATTCCTGGTATGGAGAGGATAGGAGAGTTGTTTTGCAGGGAAAACTCTTCTATCTTTTTGTCTATTTCAGAAAGTTGTTCTTCTATCATTTCAATTTGACTTACAAGGTGTCTGATCTGGATTTCTTCAGCAACAGAAGAGATGCCGACAGAAGCTTTGGCTGCTGTTTTAAGCTGTTCGGCAGAAAGTTGAATCCGTTTTCCGCGCCCCTCATATTCAAAACATTTCCGGATGGTCCGGATATCAGAGTTTGCAATCTTTTCAGCAGAAGCAAACGATTTTAAAACATTCATGTAAACAATGCCATACTTTGAACGGAATAAGGAATTAAATTCAGGGAATACGATATCAATACATTTCTGAAGCCGGTTTTTGTAGAGGTTTAATTCCTCTTTCAGGTTGTGGTGATGGCGTGTCAGCTGCTTTTGTTCATAAAGGTCGAAACGGTTTACTTTTGTAATGCGATAAGGCTTTTTACGCTGATTTGAGCCGATGACATCACAAATGGTAAGAGAATCCAGGGGATCGTTTTTGGTAATGCCGCCCTGAAGTTTTCTGGTAAGGTCAGTAGTGGTTGGGTTGATCAGAGCAACAGTATAGTGCCTGTTAAGAAGATATTTGAGTAAGGCAAAATGATAATGCCCGGTATCTTCCATGCCAATAAGAAGCTGTGATTTGGCATAGCAGCTTAGTTTTCCGATGAGTAACAAAAAGCCATCTTGATTGTTATGAAAAACAGAAGGATTAGAAAGTATTTCACCGGATTGTTTGTCAATGATGGAGAAGATGTGTTGATGTTTACCAATGTCAATTCCGACTAAAATCATGATAATACATTCCTTTCGTAAAAAATATGCAATGTGTTATCCACAGCACTTACTTCGTAAAACCTGGTACAAGATAGGAATTCAAGACTCATCTAACTAATCATTATTTAGAAATAAGGTGTGGTGAGAACCTCCTACAAGTAGTCAAAGCCACAGGATAAAAAAATACAAATCCACATCACATATTTACATCATACAAATGTACAATACCGTAATCAACCACGGACTAAAAGGTTGATAGAAAGGAGACGGTATATTTGTAAGTGACCGTTAGATGAGTCAATTACAATATACCAGGATATGGAATCCTTCCAGGATTTATTGCAGGATATGTAGCAGGCTTTCTTTCACCGGTCATTGAAAAGAAGCTTCCGGAGGGCGTGAATATTATCGGGGGAGCAATTTTGATGGCGCCGCTTGCACGGCTTGTCGCATTTGCTGCTGATCCAGTAGTAAATAGTACTCTGGCACACATCGGAGAAACCATTTCCGCAGCAGCAGAGCAGTCACCGATTGTAATGGGATTTTTACTGGGTGGAATTATCAAAATGATCTGTACGTCACCACTAAGTTCTATGGCCCTTACCGCTATGCTTGGACTGAATGGACTTGCTATGGGAATCGCTGCTATTGCATGTTTTGGCGGTTCTTTTACAAATGGCATTATCTTTGCAAGATTGAAATTTGGAGATCGAAGCAATGTGATTGCTGTTATGCTGGAACCACTAACTCAGGCAGATATTATTACAACTCATCCGATACCTATTTATTGTTCTAATTTCTTTGGAGGCGGTCTGGCAGGAATTTCTGCAGCAGTTTTCCATATTGTGAATAATGCTCCGGGAACGGCATCCCCGATTCCGGGACTTTTGGCTCCGTTCGCATTTAATCCGCCGCTCCAAGTTGTGATGGCACTGTTTTTTGCAATGCTGGGCGGATGTACCGCCGGGCTGGTAGGCAGTACGATATTTAAGAAAAGAGCAAAAGTCAAAGAAACTTCGGCTCCAGTGGAAATGGAATTGGAGTATTAATTAAAATGGGACGTAACACTTTTTAAAAGTGTTACGTCCCATTTTGCATGAATCGGTGGGTCAAACTGCGAAAAGTGGTGGGTAAAATTGAAGATAATATCACTCTTATTCTTTTCGGCATATACTATAGCATTAGAGTGAAAAGGAGGAACTTATGAAAAAGCGTTTGATTTCTGTATTTCTTTGTGTAGTTATGATGATGGCCCTTGTAGCCGGATGTTCGTCCGATAAGGAAGAGGCTGTACCAACAGATTCCAAGAAACAGACAGAAGAGAAGGCAAATCCGATGAAGGTTGTGTTGAATGAGGTTGCGCACTCTATTTTTTATGCGCCCATGTATGTAGCAATTGAGGAAGGGTATTTTGCGGAAGAAGGAATAGAATTAGACTTGGTAACAGGATTTGGGGTTCACCAGTTAGTACAAGACACTCTATAAAAAATCCACGGATTTTACAGAGAAATCTTCATCCAGGTGAATCTCTTTTATGGTCGATCTCCAGAACGAGCGGCGATTCTCCGGAGTCAGTTGTGCATAGATCGTTCTAAAGTCGGCCTGCAGGATTTCCTCCAGATAAGAAAAGTCTCTTTGCGGTTCTGGACGGATCTGCTGCAGCTCATGCAGTTCGTTTTCAATCCTGTCATACTCTTCACTGTAATAGTCCCATTCAATTCTCCCTTTTTGAAATAGGAGATTGAGACGTTCCAGCTCCTTCTGCAGTTTTTCCAGCGTGCGCGTCTCCCGGATCTTTGCTTTCTGCTCCTCGATTTTTTCACAGCGAATATGGAATTTTTCATATTCTGTTTCCAGGTTATCCAGCAGATAGGCTTCAATCAAATTTTGGCTTACCCGGTGCGTATTTGTGCATATCCGGTCAAGTAATGCATGGTTGCACCGATAATAGCAGTAGGTGCGCTTTTCTTTCGTTTTGCGGTTAATGATGGAAGAGCAGCCGGTCCCGGAAAGCTTCTGGCTGCAGATCGGGCAGCGTATAAGTCCTGAAAACAGATAAACTCTGCCGGATGGAGTATGTTTGACATTTCTTCCATTGATCTTTTGCAGGCGCATCCAGCGCTCTTCAGACAGGTATGCGGGGCAATAGGGAATCCCTCGGTATGTTCCTTTGTAGAACTCGCTGGACAGCATAGTGCGAAGGACACTGTATGAAAACTCCGGATCGTAATTACGCTGCATATAGCGGAGCGTTCCCTGCTTACTCTGGTGTCTCTCAAAATAATCAAAGAAAGCATTTACCATTTCTTCCTCATCTGGATTCTTTACCATACACTTTTTGCCATCTACGCTTCCGACTTTATACCCGCGCGGCATATTGCCATCTCCGAAGATCACCTTCCCTTGCCGGATAGAAGCTTCATTTACAAACTTGATACGTTCCGATGTAGTGTCCACTTCATTTTGACCGATTGACAGCACTACATTGAGCTGTAGCCGGCCGTCCCGTGTCTCCATATTGAGTCCAGGCTCTGATGCTGATATCCAATAGACTCCGTATTCATCCAAGATGTCCTGGACCTTATAGAAGTCGGACATGTTACGAAACCAGCGATCCAGACGCCAGAAGAGGATAACATCAATTTTCCCGGCTTTGACATCTTCAAGCAGGGCATGGATTGCCTTGCGTTTTTTGAGTTCCTTTCGGGCTGTCTTTCCTTCATCAGCATAGACACCAACCGGGATCATCCCATGATCCTTTGCATAGCTTGCGAGGTATTCTTTCTGGGCTTCCAGAGACTTTCCGTGCATTAGCTGCTCCGCTGTGGAAACTCTTATGTAGAGTGCACACCTCTTGATTTTTTCAGACATGCGATCATCTCCCTTTTGTATTATATTGAAAGATAGGTACAAAAATAACAGCCAGCGAACTTTTGTTCTCTTGCGGTGGCTGCCCGAAGATGATACAATATTTCTTGCTACAGATGTGCATATCTTCGGATATGTATTGCCGTCCTGGTGTTGGCACACTGGGGCGGTTGACTTTTAAAGCATATTTGCTATAATATACTTAACAAGACAGCCGATACGATAGAGCAAACCTATCCGTTTCCGGCAAAGTTATCAGTAACTAGAAATAGCACCTCAAAAGCTTGTCCAGAGCGGGGGTGCTATTTTC encodes:
- a CDS encoding recombinase family protein, with the translated sequence MSEKIKRCALYIRVSTAEQLMHGKSLEAQKEYLASYAKDHGMIPVGVYADEGKTARKELKKRKAIHALLEDVKAGKIDVILFWRLDRWFRNMSDFYKVQDILDEYGVYWISASEPGLNMETRDGRLQLNVVLSIGQNEVDTTSERIKFVNEASIRQGKVIFGDGNMPRGYKVGSVDGKKCMVKNPDEEEMVNAFFDYFERHQSKQGTLRYMQRNYDPEFSYSVLRTMLSSEFYKGTYRGIPYCPAYLSEERWMRLQKINGRNVKHTPSGRVYLFSGLIRCPICSQKLSGTGCSSIINRKTKEKRTYCYYRCNHALLDRICTNTHRVSQNLIEAYLLDNLETEYEKFHIRCEKIEEQKAKIRETRTLEKLQKELERLNLLFQKGRIEWDYYSEEYDRIENELHELQQIRPEPQRDFSYLEEILQADFRTIYAQLTPENRRSFWRSTIKEIHLDEDFSVKSVDFL